One genomic region from Rosa rugosa chromosome 1, drRosRugo1.1, whole genome shotgun sequence encodes:
- the LOC133727129 gene encoding methylthioribose-1-phosphate isomerase, producing MAPESNFSDGIESGNSLQAICYKRGSLQLLDQTKLPLQSTYLNIRDSTDGWHAIKDMVVRGAPAIAIAAALSLAVEVFNLEDFNGTPDEACSFLIMKLEYLVSSRPTAVNLSDAATKLKHIAAKVAATCSDSKSVFEAYIEASESMLKDDVDSNKAIGSHGAAFIQHHHENSTRISMLTHCNTGSLATAGYGTALGVIRSLHTEGVLERAYCTETRPFNQGSRLTAFELVHDNIPATLIADSAAAALMKDGKVNAVVVGADRVAANGDTANKIGTYSLAVSAKYHNIPFFVAAPLTSVDLSLSSGEAIVIEERSPKELLNTHGGLGEQVAASGISVWNPAFDVTPASLISGIITEKGVITKKGTDAFDIKDFVQKA from the exons aCAAAACTCCCTCTGCAAAGTACATACTTGAATATCCGGGACTCCACAGATGGATG GCATGCAATCAAAGACATGGTGGTGAGGGGAGCACCGGCCATTGCCATAGCCGCGGCGCTGTCTTTGGCTGTGGAAGTGTTTAATTTGGAGGATTTTAATGGAACTCCGGACGAAGCTTGTTCTTTCCTTATAATGAAACTTGAGTATTTAGTATCCAG cCGGCCGACCGCTGTTAACCTTTCGGATGCTGCAACTAAATTGAAACACATTGCAGCCAAGGTTGCCGCGACTTGTTCAGATTCCAAGAGTGTGTTTGAG GCATATATTGAAGCTTCTGAAAGCATGCTCAAGGATGATGTTGATTCAAACAAAGCTATTGGGTCTCATGGAGCGGCTTTTATCCAGCACCACCATGAAAATTCTACGAGGATTTCTATGTTGACCCACTGCAACACTGGCAG cCTTGCAACGGCTGGTTATGGTACTGCTCTTGGTGTAATACGTTCACTTCATACGGAAGGAGTTTTAGAAAGGGCCTATTGCACAGAGACACGCCCATTCAACCAA GGATCAAGACTCACAGCATTTGAGTTAGTGCATGATAACATACCTGCCACTCTTATAGCAGATTCAGCTGCAGCAGCATTAATGAAGGATGGAAAGGTGAATGCCGTTGTTGTTGGAGCAGACCGTGTGGCTGCGAATG GTGACACCGCTAACAAGATAGGTACCTACAGTCTTGCCGTCAGTGCAAAGTACCACAACATACCATTCTTTGTGGCTGCACCGCTGACTTCCGTTgacttatctctttcttctggAGAAGCGATAGTAATAGAGGAAAGATCCCCAAAGGAATTGTTGAACACGCATGGAGGACTCGGGGAACAAGTTGCTGCATCTGGAATCTCTGTCTGGAACCCAGCCTTTGATGTCACTCCTGCTAGCTTAATATCTGGCATCATAACAGAAAAG GGTGTCATCACGAAAAAGGGAACAGATGCTTTTGACATAAAGGATTTTGTTCAAAAGGCCTGA